One part of the Phycisphaerae bacterium genome encodes these proteins:
- a CDS encoding ATP-dependent Clp protease proteolytic subunit, producing the protein MIPFVIEKTGRGERAYDIYSRLLKDRVVFLGGPVDDDSANVVVAQMLYLSNEDPNADIHFYINSPGGSVSAGLAIYDTMQFVRCDVATYCIGMAASMGAILLCGGTKGKRYALQNSRVLLHQPLIGGVMQGAATDLSIEAKEILRLREILYGILASQSGTNTEKIKKDCDRNLWLAPSEALEYGLIDKLLDRQPELPPRKASSDE; encoded by the coding sequence TTGATCCCGTTTGTGATTGAAAAGACCGGCCGCGGCGAGCGGGCGTATGACATCTACTCGCGACTGTTGAAAGACCGCGTCGTGTTTCTTGGCGGTCCGGTGGACGACGATTCGGCGAATGTCGTCGTGGCCCAGATGCTCTATCTGAGTAACGAAGATCCGAACGCGGACATTCATTTCTATATCAATTCGCCGGGTGGCAGCGTGTCGGCCGGGCTGGCCATCTACGACACGATGCAGTTTGTCCGATGCGATGTCGCGACGTACTGCATCGGCATGGCGGCCAGCATGGGAGCCATCCTGCTCTGTGGCGGTACGAAGGGGAAGCGATACGCGCTCCAGAATTCGCGCGTCCTCTTGCATCAGCCGTTAATCGGTGGTGTGATGCAGGGTGCCGCGACCGATCTGTCGATCGAGGCCAAGGAAATTCTCCGGTTGCGCGAGATTCTCTACGGCATTCTTGCGTCGCAGAGCGGCACGAATACGGAGAAGATCAAGAAGGACTGTGATCGAAACCTATGGCTTGCCCCATCAGAAGCGCTGGAATACGGGCTGATCGACAAATTGCTCGATCGACAGCCCGAGTTGCCGCCGAGAAAGGCTTCGAGCGACGAATGA
- a CDS encoding ATP-dependent Clp protease proteolytic subunit, translated as MDGGIFPYGGVLTPRQVETFAQAGPPQRYREMSIEDMLLENRIIFLAGPINERTASLVIMRLLYLQSVKKEQDIHLYINCPGGLVDQTLAIYDTMRFLSCDIRTYSIGQAASGGAVILTAGTKGKRYALPNSKIMLHQPWGGITGQAEDIRIQAEEILRDKRKLNEILAFHTGQPIEKIEEETERDRFLDPKEAVEWGLVDEILENASISEKDKKK; from the coding sequence ATGGATGGCGGTATATTTCCCTACGGCGGCGTTCTGACGCCGAGACAGGTCGAAACCTTCGCGCAGGCCGGTCCTCCCCAGCGATATCGAGAGATGTCGATTGAGGACATGCTGCTTGAAAATCGCATTATCTTCCTGGCTGGGCCGATCAACGAGCGCACGGCCAGCCTTGTCATCATGCGACTTCTCTACCTGCAGAGCGTGAAAAAAGAGCAGGATATTCACCTTTACATCAACTGCCCGGGGGGGCTCGTGGACCAGACCCTGGCGATCTACGATACGATGCGGTTCCTTTCGTGCGATATCCGCACGTACTCCATCGGTCAGGCGGCCAGTGGCGGCGCGGTCATTCTCACTGCCGGCACCAAGGGGAAGCGCTATGCTCTGCCAAACAGCAAGATCATGCTGCATCAGCCGTGGGGCGGCATCACCGGTCAGGCCGAGGATATTCGAATTCAGGCCGAGGAGATTCTTCGCGACAAGCGCAAGCTGAATGAGATTCTCGCTTTCCATACAGGCCAGCCGATTGAGAAAATCGAGGAAGAGACGGAGCGCGATCGTTTCCTTGATCCGAAGGAAGCCGTCGAATGGGGACTCGTCGATGAGATCCTCGAAAACGCGTCAATTTCCGAAAAGGACAAGAAGAAGTAA
- the tig gene encoding trigger factor: MSENEVIDQNASDATEGAEGGAVDLKETLKSVIKVKVADAGVLRKTLTVTVPRESLQTEFDKEYKELLTEATVPGFRKGRAPRRLIEKRFGRDVNDQVQTRILSNAYLAAVEREDMKVLGDPLVWVRAKDKSGEEKEQLADMQAALSSIRIPDDGDFEFRCEVEVKPEFELPNLEKVPVSKPSLEISDDDVSVQIDRLRARRGSFAPTAEGDVVQADDLLVCDMRMTVDGAEIKTAENVRFAARAQMLEGAVVSDFGQKMAGAKVGESRTVEGPLPDDYATADLRGKTAKFELKVQEIKRLQLPPLDASFLESMGFDKESDFREYVRTTMQSQLGEEIRRGMQEQVRRYLLENTKIEVPEGLSSRQAERIASRRRVELARQGVPDDEIEKHADEMMTGARAQAATELKLFFILDKIAEKWKIDVTEEELNSQIASIARSYNRRFDRVRDELTQNNGLTMLYLEIRDEKCIDRILESAEITDAKLGEAKGEASDTESTKSGAAKGTSKKTATRSQAPAAKATDKGAEDAGVEAKAPKGRKKAADSAATAEEPAKAAKKTTRKKSE, translated from the coding sequence ATGTCGGAAAACGAAGTGATCGACCAGAACGCATCGGATGCCACAGAGGGCGCCGAGGGTGGCGCGGTGGACCTTAAGGAAACGCTCAAGAGCGTGATCAAGGTCAAGGTCGCCGATGCCGGCGTGCTTCGCAAGACACTGACGGTCACGGTGCCGCGCGAGAGTCTCCAGACCGAGTTTGACAAGGAGTACAAGGAGCTTTTGACGGAAGCGACTGTGCCCGGCTTTCGGAAGGGCCGCGCGCCGCGGCGTCTGATCGAGAAGCGCTTCGGACGCGATGTGAACGATCAGGTCCAGACGCGCATTCTGTCGAATGCGTATCTTGCCGCCGTCGAGCGCGAGGACATGAAGGTTCTGGGCGATCCGCTCGTTTGGGTTCGCGCGAAGGACAAGAGCGGCGAGGAAAAGGAGCAACTCGCCGACATGCAGGCGGCGCTGAGCTCGATCAGGATCCCTGACGACGGCGATTTCGAGTTCCGCTGCGAAGTGGAGGTCAAGCCGGAATTCGAACTGCCGAACCTCGAAAAGGTTCCGGTCTCAAAGCCGAGTCTGGAGATTTCGGACGACGACGTGTCTGTTCAGATCGACCGCCTCCGCGCCCGACGCGGGTCATTCGCTCCGACCGCCGAGGGCGACGTTGTCCAGGCAGACGACCTTCTTGTCTGTGACATGCGCATGACAGTCGATGGCGCGGAAATCAAGACGGCTGAGAATGTGCGATTTGCCGCCCGCGCTCAGATGCTGGAAGGCGCGGTCGTGTCGGACTTCGGACAAAAGATGGCTGGCGCGAAAGTTGGTGAGTCGCGAACGGTAGAGGGCCCGCTTCCGGACGATTATGCGACGGCCGATCTCCGGGGCAAGACCGCAAAATTCGAGCTGAAGGTTCAGGAAATCAAGCGGCTGCAATTGCCGCCGCTGGATGCCTCCTTCCTTGAATCGATGGGCTTTGACAAGGAGTCCGATTTCCGGGAATACGTCCGCACGACCATGCAATCGCAGCTCGGCGAGGAGATTCGCCGAGGCATGCAGGAGCAGGTGCGCCGGTATCTGCTGGAGAACACGAAGATCGAGGTGCCCGAGGGACTGTCCTCGCGGCAGGCGGAGCGGATCGCTTCGCGCCGGCGCGTCGAACTGGCCCGTCAGGGCGTGCCCGATGATGAGATTGAGAAGCACGCCGACGAAATGATGACCGGCGCCCGCGCACAGGCCGCGACGGAATTGAAGTTGTTCTTCATCCTCGACAAGATTGCCGAAAAATGGAAGATCGACGTCACGGAGGAGGAACTGAATTCCCAGATTGCGTCGATCGCTCGATCCTATAATCGAAGGTTCGACCGCGTGCGCGACGAACTGACTCAGAACAACGGCCTGACGATGCTGTATCTCGAAATTCGCGACGAGAAGTGCATCGATCGCATTCTCGAATCGGCCGAGATCACTGACGCCAAGCTTGGTGAGGCAAAGGGCGAAGCGTCCGACACGGAGTCGACGAAGTCCGGCGCTGCAAAAGGGACATCGAAAAAGACGGCCACACGGTCGCAGGCACCGGCCGCAAAGGCGACTGACAAGGGAGCGGAAGACGCCGGCGTCGAAGCAAAGGCGCCCAAGGGCAGGAAGAAGGCTGCAGATTCTGCCGCTACAGCCGAAGAGCCCGCGAAAGCTGCAAAAAAGACGACTCGGAAGAAGTCTGAATAG
- a CDS encoding phosphatase PAP2 family protein, with amino-acid sequence MVLCVSGTGSTCDELSPFLTILDPAASSWVQRWNRIAIDTAGLDHTPVAKGEIRTFGHQLGPGRSSRAMAIVHIAIFDAINAIVGEYESYTGIDPAPPNTSMKAAVSQAAHDTLIALYPSHANRIAEELASDLEHIAPGQSRENGIELGHKAAAAILALRQNDGAELPEDYVFSDEPGHWRRDPINPDQASLGSQWGKTQTFVLSRADQFRCPPPPPMTSKEYADAYAEAKEVGGDGITTPTVRTPEQSEIGIFWAYDGTPSLCAPPRLYNQIAVQIARKRGLNVVEMGRLLALVNIAMADAGVAIWESKYYYNFWRPVTAIRESDPNTGPTGLGDGNPDTVGDVNFTPFGAPLTNGSGPNFTPPFPAYPSGHAGFGGALFETLRNYFGTDNIPFTFVSDELNGETRDSEGNVRPLVPRTFNSLSEAEEENGQSRIYLGIHWRFDKVEGIVQGNRVADFVFANVYQPIR; translated from the coding sequence ATGGTCCTCTGCGTTTCCGGCACCGGTTCAACTTGCGACGAACTCTCCCCATTTCTTACCATCCTCGATCCCGCCGCCAGCAGTTGGGTCCAACGATGGAATCGAATCGCCATCGATACCGCCGGGCTCGATCACACCCCGGTCGCCAAAGGCGAAATTCGAACTTTCGGGCACCAGCTCGGACCCGGACGATCGTCGCGGGCCATGGCCATCGTTCATATTGCGATCTTCGACGCCATCAATGCCATTGTCGGAGAATATGAAAGCTACACCGGCATCGATCCCGCTCCGCCGAACACATCAATGAAGGCGGCGGTCTCGCAGGCCGCCCATGACACACTCATTGCACTCTACCCCTCTCATGCCAATCGCATCGCCGAAGAACTCGCATCCGACCTTGAACACATCGCCCCCGGACAGTCCAGGGAGAACGGTATCGAACTGGGCCACAAAGCGGCCGCGGCCATCCTCGCACTGCGCCAGAATGACGGTGCGGAACTGCCCGAGGATTACGTCTTCTCAGACGAACCCGGCCACTGGCGCCGGGACCCGATCAATCCCGATCAGGCTTCGCTCGGTTCACAATGGGGAAAGACGCAAACTTTCGTCCTGTCGCGCGCCGACCAGTTTCGATGCCCTCCTCCGCCGCCGATGACCAGCAAGGAGTATGCCGACGCATACGCCGAAGCGAAGGAGGTTGGGGGTGACGGAATCACGACACCAACGGTCCGTACCCCCGAACAGTCTGAGATCGGCATCTTCTGGGCTTATGACGGAACTCCGAGTCTCTGTGCCCCTCCACGATTGTACAATCAGATCGCCGTTCAGATCGCTCGCAAGCGGGGTCTTAATGTCGTCGAAATGGGACGTCTGCTGGCCCTGGTCAACATCGCGATGGCAGACGCCGGCGTCGCAATCTGGGAATCCAAGTACTACTACAATTTTTGGCGCCCCGTCACCGCCATTCGCGAATCTGATCCGAACACAGGCCCCACCGGCCTGGGTGATGGCAACCCGGATACCGTCGGCGATGTGAATTTCACGCCATTTGGCGCGCCGCTGACCAATGGTTCGGGGCCGAATTTCACCCCGCCATTTCCGGCTTACCCTTCGGGACATGCCGGATTCGGTGGCGCACTCTTCGAAACACTTCGAAATTACTTCGGAACCGACAACATCCCGTTTACCTTTGTTTCCGATGAGCTCAATGGCGAAACGCGAGACAGTGAAGGCAATGTCCGTCCGCTCGTCCCGCGTACCTTCAACTCGCTCTCTGAGGCCGAAGAAGAAAACGGCCAGAGCCGGATCTACCTCGGGATCCACTGGAGATTCGACAAAGTCGAAGGTATCGTGCAGGGAAACCGAGTCGCCGATTTTGTCTTCGCTAATGTATATCAGCCCATTCGATAG
- a CDS encoding insulinase family protein: MKADSVLANVMQSTLPNGVRMGILDLPHAHHVSIWVAAPGGCIYETRQTNGISHAVEHLQFSTTRRHQTRQALKRAMDRVAMHANAMLTDSAMYFTFSSPSEHAVEAIELLAECLEAREFDKEILRTELELLAVEMETMHQMSPDPMFHRIFKDHAANLADGGSPRTILNLQSDQISDFARKALAPDQLSVAIAGPISPEIARAAAHCFGELRAATNERLRPPEPPALRLPIYIRANSGRLGCVMFRFLRPAPTTPHDYYTCRLLVAGMNLISSPMSEELRYKLSGTYHCHVDHDCRAGIYFIEATAQTRMRDLNKVAVRIAQEFADIRNGRIDRDWFETARRNCLFSVQASLDDPSGFAKYIAWRGSSTCWVNEFSNSDDIAWLRNVRYEEIVSFAQRTFTLENLGMTFSARSRLFDTSRFRKLIEAVLR; the protein is encoded by the coding sequence ATGAAAGCTGATTCCGTACTCGCGAACGTCATGCAATCCACTCTCCCGAACGGCGTTCGCATGGGGATTCTTGACCTGCCGCACGCGCACCATGTCTCGATCTGGGTCGCGGCGCCGGGAGGTTGTATATACGAAACTCGCCAGACAAACGGAATCAGTCACGCCGTCGAACACCTTCAGTTCTCGACGACCAGGCGGCATCAGACTCGACAGGCCCTTAAGCGAGCCATGGATCGTGTTGCCATGCACGCCAACGCAATGCTCACAGACAGCGCGATGTACTTCACATTCAGTTCACCATCAGAACATGCGGTCGAAGCAATTGAATTGCTGGCGGAGTGTCTGGAAGCCAGAGAATTCGACAAAGAGATACTGAGGACGGAACTCGAGCTTCTCGCGGTCGAGATGGAAACGATGCATCAAATGTCCCCAGACCCGATGTTCCATAGGATCTTCAAAGATCACGCCGCCAATCTCGCGGATGGCGGCTCGCCAAGAACGATTCTGAATCTCCAGTCAGATCAGATCTCCGATTTCGCGCGCAAGGCCCTCGCGCCCGATCAACTGTCCGTCGCAATCGCAGGCCCCATCTCACCCGAAATAGCCAGAGCCGCCGCTCACTGTTTCGGCGAACTCAGAGCAGCCACCAACGAAAGGCTGCGTCCTCCCGAGCCACCCGCGCTGCGGCTGCCTATCTACATTCGTGCGAATTCCGGTCGATTGGGGTGCGTTATGTTTCGCTTCCTGCGGCCGGCCCCAACTACACCTCACGATTACTATACCTGTCGACTCTTGGTAGCCGGCATGAATCTGATTTCCTCACCCATGTCAGAGGAACTCAGATACAAGCTCAGCGGCACATACCATTGTCACGTCGACCATGACTGCCGGGCGGGAATCTATTTCATCGAGGCCACTGCCCAGACACGAATGCGAGACCTCAACAAGGTCGCCGTGCGAATCGCCCAGGAATTCGCCGATATTCGCAATGGCCGAATTGACCGGGACTGGTTTGAAACAGCACGTCGTAACTGTCTTTTCTCTGTTCAGGCTTCACTTGACGATCCGAGTGGATTCGCCAAATACATCGCTTGGCGCGGGAGCAGCACGTGCTGGGTCAACGAATTTTCGAATTCTGATGATATCGCGTGGCTCAGAAATGTCAGGTACGAGGAGATTGTGTCGTTCGCCCAAAGAACATTTACACTTGAAAACCTTGGTATGACCTTCTCGGCCCGATCACGGCTTTTTGATACCAGTCGATTCAGAAAACTGATTGAAGCGGTGCTCAGATGA